From the genome of Planctomycetia bacterium:
CCCAGGTGTCTTCGGCCAGGCCGAGCGTGGCGTACGGGCCTTGCCGCTTGGCGAGGTAGATCGGATACACCGACGGATAGCCGATCGGCATCGCCGGTTTTTCTGGATCAATGTTGATCGGGGTTACGTAGAGTTCGAATTCCGGCGCCGTCGCCAGCAGCACAAACTTGCAGATGCCCTGCACTTTCATGCCGGGCGCAATGCTGAAACTCACTTGCACCCAGTCGGTGTATTCACCCAGGCGCAACTTGTGCTTCTTCCCGCCGATCTTGAGCGTCGCCACGTCGGCGCTTTGCACGCGGACTTCGAACGGCGCCTTGAGCTGCGTGCGCTCGCCTCGAAAGGGATGATCCGGGCCGATCAAGTCCGCGCGCACCTTGTCGCCGATGCGGGTCACGCGATGCACTTCACCGCCGGTCTTTTCCCCTGCGATCGCCGCGCGGGTCGTGTAGTGCGAGAACACGCCCTGCGTGCCGCGGAGATCCGGCACGCACATCGCCGAGAGTTGCACGCCGCGCAGTTTCTCCGGCGGGAAGGTGATCGGCACGCGGAGGATGCAGTTGGTGATGCCATGCGCGCTGAGCACGCTCCAGAACGGTTTGCTCTTCCGCAACAAGCGAATGCTCGCCTTTCCGAGCGGCAGGTTGAAGCGCCCGAGGCGCAACATGCGGCGCGGAGGACGGATTTCCACGGAGCTCATCTTCGGCTCGTACGTCCGCAGGTCGGGCACGAGAAAATCGAAGATGTTGTGCTTACCGGGATTCACGCCGGTTTGGAATGTCGACCAGGCCACCGGCGAAATCGGCGGCAACGTCGAACCCAGTGCATGGAAGCTGCCCTCCTTGGCCAACGCGGCCAGGTGCGGCAATTTGCCGGCGGCGATCAACTTTTCGGTGAGGCCGTGATCGAGCCCGTCGAGTCCCAGCACCACGACGCGTTTGAAGCGGCTCTTGGCCAACGCGCGGCGACCGAACAACAAGCGCCAAATCAACCGCGCGGGCCACGTGACCAGCATCAACAGCGCCGAGCAGACCGCGGCGAAGACCGCCAGGAATGAACCGGCGAGGGCGAAGCCGGCGCCGGGGCCGATGTACGCTAGCGCCGGCGATTGCATCGCCAGCACCAGCAATGCGGCAACGAGCAACAGCCTAACTCTGCTTGGCATCGTCCTGGCCGTCCTTCTTTTCCGCTTCCTTGTCCTTCGCTTGCTCCTTCGCTTTTTCCGCTTCGTCGACGATCTCGACCAGTGTCTTGCCGGGCGTTAAGTCTTTGCCTTGGAAGCCGACGTAGTCCGCGGCGTAGCGATACGCACGGAACACCGCCGTTCCGCCGGGAGGACTGTCGCCGCCTGGAGGACCGCCGCCGCCACCACGGCGATCACCGCGTCCACGACCGTCGCCAGGACCAGCGGCATCACCAGGTCCGCCACCATCCGGGCCGCGACCTCCTCCGGGAGGGCCGAAATTGGGTCCGCCGGCGGGAGGCCCGAAATTGGGGCCGCCTGGGCCGCCCGGCCCGCCGGCCACGCGCGGGCCGCCGCCTGGAGGTCCGAAATTAGGTCCACCGGGCCCACCGGGTCCGCCACCAGGGCCGCCGGGGAAGGGAAAGGGATTCTTCTTTAGCTCGGCGAATTCCTTGCGCTGATCTTCGGTCAGCAGCTCATCCAGCTTGGTTTGCGCGTCGTTCTCGATCGCGGCGAGTTTCTCCTTTTGTTCGTCTGTCAGTTTCAAGCGATCGATCGCGAACGACGGCAGCAGCTTGCCGATTTCCGGGGGGCCAAACATTCCGCCCGGCCCGCCGCCAGGACCGCCGCCGAACGGATTCTCTTTCGTGGGATTGATGAACTTCCAGACGATTTCCTTTTCAGGCGTGACTTCGAACAGCGTGCCGTTCGCGCCGGAACAAATCATCGTGTTGCCGTTGGGCAAGCGGTGCGTGCCTGAAATGAAGCTCGAATAAAAGTCCGTCCGCTTCGGAGCGGCGTAACTCCAGACCGGTTCTTTCGGTCCGAAGGCCTCGCCGGTCGGCCGTTGATAGTTGCCTTTTTCATCGACCGGGGTCACCAGTTCGTCGACGGTAGAAAACTTTTCACCTTCGACTTCGTGCTGATTGTTGAACAACAGCAAATGCCCCTCGCCGGGATGTCCCTTCGGAATCCACTGGGCGTTATGTTGCTTGAAGGAGGTCTGGTTTTCTTTTGTACCTGCGCGGTAGGCGATCGGGTTGCCCCAGCGATAGAGCAAATCGCCCCCCTTGCCGGAACGGCCGCCGGTGTGGCCCTTGGCTTCGTCGGTGGTCGTGCTGTGGTCGATGATCCAGATCTCGCTGAAGGCATGGACGCTAATCACGATCTGGTCGAGCTCGGCGTTGTAATCGATGCCGTTGAAGTGCGTCCAATCGGCGTTGACTTTCGGCGCCTGACCTGCGGCCGGCGCGCCGACGTAGCCGATGCCGGCGAGTTGATTTACGGTGTCGTTATCCTTGAGCGCTTGCGCGAGTCCCTCGCCGAAGTTGACGTCCACTAGTTCGGGATGTTCGGCGACGTTGCCATAGTTGGCTTTCGAAGGATCGCGGTCCTGAATCAGG
Proteins encoded in this window:
- a CDS encoding alkaline phosphatase family protein, giving the protein MPSRVRLLLVAALLVLAMQSPALAYIGPGAGFALAGSFLAVFAAVCSALLMLVTWPARLIWRLLFGRRALAKSRFKRVVVLGLDGLDHGLTEKLIAAGKLPHLAALAKEGSFHALGSTLPPISPVAWSTFQTGVNPGKHNIFDFLVPDLRTYEPKMSSVEIRPPRRMLRLGRFNLPLGKASIRLLRKSKPFWSVLSAHGITNCILRVPITFPPEKLRGVQLSAMCVPDLRGTQGVFSHYTTRAAIAGEKTGGEVHRVTRIGDKVRADLIGPDHPFRGERTQLKAPFEVRVQSADVATLKIGGKKHKLRLGEYTDWVQVSFSIAPGMKVQGICKFVLLATAPEFELYVTPINIDPEKPAMPIGYPSVYPIYLAKRQGPYATLGLAEDTWALNEHVLDDELFAKQCIDIDREREEMFFDALDKVRSGLCVCVFDGTDRMQHMFWRYLDDKHPAHPKELPANLKTPIEDLYQRMDEVVGKTREKCRDKDTLLMVISDHGFNTFRRGIDLNRWLEEEGYLTVDDARRGAEHLAGVDWSKTKAFALGLTGIFINIRDRYDQGIVDAGEEAEQLRDEIAAKLNQLMDTERGDPAIKRVYIAPKVYRGPYKDHAPDLVVGYARGYRVSWEAAIGKTTRQVFHDNTKAWSGDHCVDPSVVPGVLFCNRAIETENPRLIDLAPTILDMFGVAAPDYMDGKLLAVAEGAKQSTNNDTKVQAA
- a CDS encoding aryl-sulfate sulfotransferase, which produces MKRPTSKPAFFLVALTSTVLYLHTNLRAAHASEAPDGPADAASAQTDDKEQPADAKPEATDAQPEQKAAEAPKPAVKFGLNLHDPRALLGYTLLSPLGGTKTFLLDMEGRVVRTWDCGCQPMSSYILKNGNMLRFGKLAPEEQKFGNGPGEAGRIQEFTFDGEVVWDYKLVSENQLPHHDIYKLPNGNVLMVVWEKKSRDDAIAAGRAPENLDDKPLQPDCIMEVKPTGKESGEIVWEWHLWDHLIQDRDPSKANYGNVAEHPELVDVNFGEGLAQALKDNDTVNQLAGIGYVGAPAAGQAPKVNADWTHFNGIDYNAELDQIVISVHAFSEIWIIDHSTTTDEAKGHTGGRSGKGGDLLYRWGNPIAYRAGTKENQTSFKQHNAQWIPKGHPGEGHLLLFNNQHEVEGEKFSTVDELVTPVDEKGNYQRPTGEAFGPKEPVWSYAAPKRTDFYSSFISGTHRLPNGNTMICSGANGTLFEVTPEKEIVWKFINPTKENPFGGGPGGGPGGMFGPPEIGKLLPSFAIDRLKLTDEQKEKLAAIENDAQTKLDELLTEDQRKEFAELKKNPFPFPGGPGGGPGGPGGPNFGPPGGGPRVAGGPGGPGGPNFGPPAGGPNFGPPGGGRGPDGGGPGDAAGPGDGRGRGDRRGGGGGPPGGDSPPGGTAVFRAYRYAADYVGFQGKDLTPGKTLVEIVDEAEKAKEQAKDKEAEKKDGQDDAKQS